In the genome of Primulina tabacum isolate GXHZ01 chromosome 13, ASM2559414v2, whole genome shotgun sequence, the window AATATTGTGCTTAAGGGAACAGTTATATATTTTAATCCATTTGGTTTTTAGAAAAAGTAGAgaagaaattaaatttattgtcaGATAATGTTTGTGGTCTACAGAAAAATTagagaataatttttttaacaaaattaagatgaaaattatctgtttttgaaattgaaatgacagaaaaaaattggatgaaaaacaaaatttgataatttaattttgataaACATTTTCTATTACATAAACCCCCCGATTGCAAGTCCAGACGGCTCAGCACCCTTAAACAAACCAATGGCATTACGCTGCAATCTCCGATCGTCGAGTCTCCAAAGCTTCCGCCTTTTCTCCTCCTCGATTTTGAATCCAGATTCCAAATCGCTCCTCACAAGCAAAGAGAAATCCCGCTCCGCACTCTCACTCATCCGCTTCGAGAAAAACCCAGAACGCATTCTCGACATCTGCCGAGCCGCCGCCCTAACTCCAGAGTCGCACCTCGATCGAGTTGCCTACTCGCGAGCCATTTCGAGCCTGAAACAATCACACTATTACGAAGGCATTCGGAGCCTCATAAAGGAGTCCGTTACCCGGCCTGATTTCAAATCCGAACGCTTTGTGTCCCATTTCGTTATCTTATACGGCCAGGCGGGTCTTATCGGTGACGCTGTCAAGCTGTTCGACGAAATGCCTCAGCTGGGCGTCGGTAGAAGCGTCAAGACTTTGAACTCCCTGTTGTTTTCGTGTATTTTAGCAGGGGAATACGGCGAAATGAAGAGGGTCTTTTCAGAGTATCCTAAGAAGTATGGCTTGGCACCGACTTTGGAAACGTACAACACTGTCCTGAAGGGATTCTGCGAGTCGGGCAGTGCGAATTCATCACACTCTATCTTGGCAGAGATGGAGAGAAAGGGAATAAAACCCAACGGAACAACATTTGCCACTGTGATTGCAGGGTTTTACAAGGAGGAAAAATTTAGCGACGTGGGTAAAATGATGGAATTGATGAAGAAACATGGTGTGGCAACCAGTATCGGGATATACAATGTCAGGATTCAGAGCTTGTGTAAGCTTAAGAGATCCACGGAAGCAAAGGTGTTGCTGGACACAATCTTGGGCAGGGGAATGAAGCCAAATCGGGTGACATATAACCATTTGATTCACGGGTTTTGCGTTGAAGGAAAAATGGAAATAGCCAAGAGCTTGTTCAAGGAGATGATTGATTCAAAATTGAAGCCGGATGCCAAGTGTTATTTTACGCTGATTTATTATATGTGCCGAGGACAGGATTTTGAGAGTGCGTTAGCTATCTGTAAGGAGAGTATGTCGGAAGGTTGGGTACCAAATATGTCGACTATGAAATCTCTCGTTGATGGGTTAGCGAGCATCGAAAAGATTGATGAAGCAAGGTGGATTATTGGGCAGGTGAAGGAGAAGTTCTCGAGGAATGCTGGTGCTTGGGATGAGATTGAGGAAAACTTTACCAAAATAGAGTAGGGAGTtctaattttttcctttttttcgattttattttattgaaaatgGTGCTTtgttttcttggttttggatTTGTTCATGCTACCGCATGGACAGTGCCTAATCTAAGGTTTACAATGTAATGCAATGTTTTCAAGCGAGAAAATACATGTTATTCCTTTGCATTTTTCATATCAAGGTTTGGAACACTACCTATAGATGTTATATCCAGGACCTGTTTTCCTATTGCGGTTATTGTAGTTTGGTTCTGACGATACATTCTGTTTATTCCAGATTTTTTTTGGGAAAGATCAAGATTTTTGTATCTCAGGAATTAGGCAATAACTATTTGTTTGGGCATGCCTGCTTATGCATTTTACTAGATGTTGGTAAAGAAAATGGggatatttttttttccataatAAAAATGTAAGATTTTTCACAACATATACGGAGTGTTAACATCCAAATGTAAATTGAGactctttattattattattattattactattattattcaTATTTTGAGAAAAGGGGTGGGGCATTAACCTTTGTAATACAGAAATCCCAATTGTGTATACGATACAAGTAGTAAACCAAAAAGTGATCATGAAACCTGTAATGGTCTAAAGCTCACTTTATCCGCGTCTCATAATCTGAAGATGTATCGTTCGTTTTTGCGGAGACACCAAGAAATCACACATGATAACTTGGCTCCAAAGAACATCTCAGCTGCTGTGGCGAATAATAGAGCAGCCAGGTGCACTGTTCATGTTCTGGCCTGGGGCTTCTTTACAAATTTGGTTCCATTTCTCAGATATTGTGCCCCATATGCTGCAGTTGACGCCACCGTTGTAGAAGCCACAACCCAACTGCACCAAACCAAAATAATAGGATAATTTAATCATCATTCAGAATTCCATGGAAACATGGACGATTTGATGAAAGTTACCTCAAGATGTAGATAAAAAATTGGGTTTCTTCATTCCCATATTCTGGCTGAAGAAGAGCTAGCCGCAACCAGGACCAACTGGAGCACCGTATTTAACTGTGGACGGGAAGAATATTGTTTTATAACCATAGGTTAAAATCTTGTACACAGATTTGACACCATTTACAATGATACCAATTGTGCGCCAAGCACAAATTGAGAAATGTTAAAATCTTTGACAACTTACACTAATTCCAGATTAGAAACCACAAATCAAGACACATATAATACCTTAAATAACACTCTATAACTATACCGAGGTAGGAGAAAAAGGTAATTTGCAGCCTTTTCAAGTTCTTTTTCGACGCACAAAGTGCAAAATATCATATAGTGTACCTTGCTTATCAAGAGAGGCTCAACTTTTTGGGAATGCGCCCCATCCAGGTTGAAGAAGTCATGCCAACTGTTTCTCTAATTGcgaaaaaaatggaaaaaaagaAGTAAGAAAGGCAAGATACTAGCTATAGCCAAACCAATGCTATGAATGACATTGGTCTCACCTCCCAGGCCAAACTGCTAGCTCTTTTATAGACCGCACCACAAACAAGAGCAAAATCACGCAGAACAACAAGTGAAACCAGTCCAGCTTCAAGTTAAGACAAATGCAAAATAAGGTACAAAATAAGGAACATGTCTCGTATTCAAATAAACTCTATCccgataaaaataaataaacaaaaaataaactCTATCGCAATGATTTACAGGTAGTGAATAATAGCCAAAAGGCTAGAAAACTGTTTCTTAACTATCTGGTTTTCCAGAGTAAAATAAGGCTGTACTACACTATATACCGGCTGAAACAAAATGCTGGATAATGAAGAAATTAATCCAGAACATGATAGGAAATAACACACAAACGCGCGGACGGACATAGATGCTTACTCAAACAAAGACAGGCAGATAAATAATCAACATTCATAATACTGAACAAAATTACCAtgagtaataaaaaaaatcatgtccTGACCCCAAGGAAAGTAAAAAACTTTGTACTATAAAAATAAGGTAGTGCAGGAATAATAACGTAAGTTTTACTCACGATGTAGGAGATCCTTATCTACCATTGCAAGCACAACACATCCGATTAGAACCTGTCAAAACGTAATCATCGCCACATATGAGCAAACAAAGTTACTAAACATATTTTTGTAACAAATATACGAAAACAGGTGCAACATGATGGAGGATTACTTGATATTGAACATATATCAATGCCATTACAAAGAAaacagaaacaaaccttgtcgGCCAATGGATCAAGGTAGGACCCAACTACAGAATTGATTCCCATCTTCCTAGCTATGTAACCATCGAGCTAAAAATGTAGGTAGAGACGTGAGGAGATGAGTATTGGATACATATTACAATACTGCAAAGGAACCGCAACTACCATTCATACCCAATCAGTAGCTCCAGATATAGCAAGTCCAATAAACGCATATGAATACATGTCATTTGCAATCATCCTGCAAAATAGTGCACCAATAAACACTTGATTCGGCCTAGCCAAAAGGTTAAAATAGCGCACATTAAACATTCTTTAGGGAGCCTTTTTTTTTAAGTCAATAATGTTTCACTCTGGAGTTCCCTCCAAAGCTCCCAAAAAATCACAATCAATCTCTATATACAAAGAAATAACACATATGACATAATGAAGTAAACTTTGCTGTTGGtaatataaaattgaaaaattgaAAACACACCATCCAAGCAATGGACCGGAGAGCATCCGCGCGAATGAGATATAATTAGGAAGATTGAAGTAACTGCCGGTGATTACACCATGACTACCGGGAGCATCTATTGCAGACGCAATTCCAAATTTGTCGTCGGCACCCTCGGTCAACAGCTTCTGCGCATCATGAGCAGGTCGAAAACGTAAATTGTGAGGAAAAGAGGGATTCTGGAGTAAATTAAGGGCACGGAGATTAATGAAGTATGAGGCGACGTTGGGCTGGAGGAGGAGAGGGGTGGCGGATTGGGACAGCTTCCAGGGAGGATTGCAGAGGAATAGTGGCCCACCGATTGGGAATAGAAACCTAGAACGGAAGAGAAAGTGCGTATGGGAATTTTTCACGGGGGTGTAAAGCAGAAATGGAGCTGAAATCGGGGAAGGAGAGGTCAAAGAAAGGGAGAAAAAGGTTCTGAGGCGAGATGAATCGCGGGGGAAACTTGGAGATCGGAAGAATCGAGATATGAGTGATCGGAAAATGGCCATCGGCGGTGCGCACTGAGCATTGTTTGATTGAGCAGTTAGACGTCGGAGGATACGGGTTTTGCAGTTCAAACGGTGGGGTTTGGAGGAGACGGACGGACTAGGGTGACACGTGTGATGTTTCTGAGGCACGTGTTACGAGCCGCTAGCTACGGCAAATTCAGGGGAACGACTTTAGTCAAactcaaatatattttgaacggtttattttttaaaaataaaatttgactaAAGTGATTCTCTAAATTTCAATTGAGATTATATTTTTAGGAAAACATAGTATATTTATATTGAAGgaaatatatctatatatattattatactatttaataaagaaaaaaacttgtgtgagacaattttatatgtcgtattttgtgagaccaatctcttatttgaatcacccatgaaaaatattattttttatactaagagttttacttttcattgtgaatatcgataggattgacctgtctcaccgataaagattcgtgagaaagTCTCACAAGATAACTGCTCTTTAAGttttgtttatttaaataattcaaatgtGGTTTAACCAGAGTACTAACATGTTGTTAGACATGTTAAGAATATCAAACAACGTTTTACCGAAAATGgctaatgaataaaaaaaactaattaatgaaattaatattaaatctCGTCTAATTAGATTACTAAAACCTTAAACAAACCAACTTATTAGGTGAATTTGCTAATTTTTCAATTCATGTAAATACTTTAACCAAAATGTTTTGCTAAATTTCGAGGAGATAAAATAGATACTCTAACCAAAGTTTGAGTGATATAAAGTTTGTTTTTCTTGTATCAATTGTTGTAGGCTTTTACCTTTGTACGAGATTCAATAGCCTCAAAACATTTGGAGTGTGAGTTTTACATGATCGGACATAGACGCTATGATTCCAAATACATTAAAGACGTTGGATCTGATATGAATTTTCCGCCCAAACTATAAAGCGTTTCATTCTATGTTGGAAAGGCATAGGGTGGAGACCGACCAACATGTGTATCTTCCAAACACCACttgaaagatttaaaaagtTTTGAGTCCCTCGTTCTCTCACACCTCATAcgtaaaattaattatatgtttgagtgaaattatataataatatatttaattttttgacaaaaatttgcgtgagacgatctcacgggtcatatttcgtgagacagatctcttatttgggtcgttcatgaaaaatattactttttatgctaagagtattactttttaatgtgaatatcggtagagttgacccgtctcacagataaatattcgtgagaccgtctcacaagagacctactttaatttttttaaagggTATGTAAGAAATTTCTCGAAGAAACATTACTTTCATAAACTtaataaatattcaaaaaagTTGGAACGGATTAATGGCCATAACTCATAACTCAAAACCCCCCATGTGATGAGCATTGATAATTGAGTAGGGGTCCTCCCAACACATCAAGGATTCAAGAGTCAATAAATATAGCAACTACAAATTTGATTATGTTGTGCTGTCAAAATTTaaataacttttttttaa includes:
- the LOC142522652 gene encoding pentatricopeptide repeat-containing protein At1g11630, mitochondrial-like; its protein translation is MALRCNLRSSSLQSFRLFSSSILNPDSKSLLTSKEKSRSALSLIRFEKNPERILDICRAAALTPESHLDRVAYSRAISSLKQSHYYEGIRSLIKESVTRPDFKSERFVSHFVILYGQAGLIGDAVKLFDEMPQLGVGRSVKTLNSLLFSCILAGEYGEMKRVFSEYPKKYGLAPTLETYNTVLKGFCESGSANSSHSILAEMERKGIKPNGTTFATVIAGFYKEEKFSDVGKMMELMKKHGVATSIGIYNVRIQSLCKLKRSTEAKVLLDTILGRGMKPNRVTYNHLIHGFCVEGKMEIAKSLFKEMIDSKLKPDAKCYFTLIYYMCRGQDFESALAICKESMSEGWVPNMSTMKSLVDGLASIEKIDEARWIIGQVKEKFSRNAGAWDEIEENFTKIE
- the LOC142523216 gene encoding LOW QUALITY PROTEIN: CDP-diacylglycerol--glycerol-3-phosphate 3-phosphatidyltransferase 1, chloroplastic-like (The sequence of the model RefSeq protein was modified relative to this genomic sequence to represent the inferred CDS: deleted 1 base in 1 codon), translated to MAIFRSLISRFFRSPSFPRDSSRLRTFFSLSLTSPSPISAPFLLYTPVKNSHTHFLFRSRFLFPIGGPLFLCNPPWKLSQSATPLLLQPNVASYFINLRALNLLQNPSFPHNLRFRPAHDAQKLLTEGADDKFGIASAIDAPGSHGVITGSYFNLPNYISFARMLSGPLLGWMIANDMYSYAFIGLAISGATDWLDGYIARKMGINSVVGSYLDPLADKVLIGCVVLAMVDKDLLHPGLVSLVVLRDFALVCGAVYKRASSLAWERNSWHDFFNLDGAHSQKVEPLLISKLNTVLQLVLVAAALLQPEYGNEETQFFIYILSWVVASTTVASTAAYGAQYLRNGTKFVKKPQART